TGTGGGTCCCCAGCTTCCCGGTGGCGGGCCGAGGAAGGTTTCCCGCATGGCTGCTGAGAACCGCGTCAAGAAGCTGCCTCCGTGCACCTTGCTCGGTATCAAGACACCTAATCCCGCACATCTCTAAAAGCGCAAAACATCTCACCTCAGGTTGAGCTCCGTCATTGCGCAACCCTTCCGCTGAAGTACACAGTCTCCAGCCCGCTAATCAGCCCCCAGCAAAGGGAGGCAGAATGTCGATTCCCCCCACACCGGCCAGATCGTGATCATCAGACAGCCCCGCCTTACCATCAACCAACAGGGAACAACGGCCGAGCACCGCCTCAAAACCCTCACCATGACGGGCCACCAGAAGCTTCTTCAACTCCCCCACAGTGGCAGCCTCAACCTCAACCGACCCAGCACCAGCCGCAGCCTCAGCCGCAGCAAAAAACCGCACCAACATCACTTCTCCTCCGCCTTCAGCGGGGGCAGGGGCGCTGAAGTCGCGGAATCCTCCACCACCCGGCGCAGATAATCGAGATCAGCCCCCGGATCAGCCCCAGCGGCCAACCCCCACAAGTGGGCACTAACCGGAGCCATAGGACGCGCCCCCGCATGAGCAACCTCCCGGCTCAGATCAAGCACACCATGCATATCAACACGCCCCGGATCAACCTCCAGGGCCGCGCAGACCCGGTCCACGAACTCCTGCCACCCCGTCTCGTCCTGACTCATCTTCTCCCTCCAGAACTCATTCCAATAAGCATGATCCACCCACGTATCCACATCACGGCCGTCATCATCGGCATCGGGCAACAGCCCTAGTCTCAGCCCCGCCAGCAGCCCACGCACCGATCGGTTCCGCGGATCACCATAGGTCTGGGCGACCAGCCGCAGCCGCGGGGTGCGGTGGATCCCCAGCAGCCACTGCGGACTCCCCTCCGGGGAGGCCAGGCAGTAACCGTCAAGGTCATCATCTCGCGCGGTCGCGGCCAGCAGGCGCGGCACAGCGGCCTGCACACCGGGCAGGTCGCAGGCCAGCACGACCGTCCAGCCAGCCGGTTGCGCCACGGCCTCCAGCCCGGCGACGATACCGGCAGCGGGCCCAGTGCCGGGGGGATCCTCGAGAGTGACCAGCACCCCGTCAGGCGCAGCAACCTGCCCGACCACGACCGTCGTGCGGGCATGCCGCACAGCCTCGAGCACCACATCGAGCAGCCGTTTGCCGCCCACCATCAGGTCAGCTTTCGACACTCCACCCAGCCGCGATCCACGGCCGCCGGCCAGGATGATCGCATCGAACTCAGGCATCGCGCCGCCAGCTTCCAGACCTGCCACCTTCCTTGGCGAGCAGTTTCACCTCACGGATGAAGGCGTACCGGTCGAGGCCCTTGACCATGTCGATCAGCGCCAGCGCCGCGACGGAGGCCGCGGTCAGCGCCTCCATCTCCACTCCGGTGCGGTCGGCGGTCCGGACGGTGGCGGTCACCTCGATTGACTCCTGGCCGACCACCAGATCCACTGACGCACCATGCACTCCGATGACATGGGCCAGCGGCAGCAACTCCGGGGTCCGTTTCGCCGCGGCGATCCCCGCGATGCGCGCCACCGCCAGCACGTCCCCCTTCGGCACCTGCCCAGACGTGATCCGCCGCAGTACCGCCGAGTCGCACACCACTGTCGCGGCGGCCGTCGCTGCGCGTTTCGTCGGCTGCTTGTCGGTGACATCGACCATGTGAGCCTGGCCTGCGGAATCGAGATGGGTGAACTTCACAGGTACCTCCGATAGGAGACGAGGTCGCCAGGACTGACGCTCTGAGTGGGGGCGTCGAGCAGCGCCAGCCCATCTGCCCGCGCCGCGGCCGAGACCAGGTGCGATGCCGAGATCCCCTCATGGGCAGGCACCACGACGAGCCGACCCGTCTCATCAGTCTCAGCGCAGACCGGCACCACCTGCCGCCGCCCCCTCGGGGCCGGCCAGGGACGCCCGACGACGGCCCGCTGCCAGGGGCGGTGACGTCTTCCCAGCATCGCATCGAGCAGAGGTTCCACGAAAAGCTCACAGCTGACCATCGTGGAGAGCGGATTTCCCGGCAGTGCCACCAGCGGAACCTCCCGCTCCCCCACCCGCCACAACGCCCAGCCCTGCGGTTTCCCGGGCTGCATGACGACATGGACGAAACGAGACCTCACAGCGGCCGACGCCCCAAGCTCCCCGGTCAGCACCTGCCGCACCACGTCATGATCGCCGACCGAAACCCCGCCACTGAGCACCACCAGGTCAGCCCCAGTCGCCGCCTCATCCAGCCCAGCGGCAAAGCGTTCGGGATCATCAGGCAGGACCAGGACTGCGACCACCTCAGCTCCCATCCGGCGGAGCTGCCCAGCCATGAAGATGCCGTTCGACTCATAGATCTGCCCCCGCGCCAACAAGGCCCCGGCAGGACGCAGTTCATCCCCGGTGGCGACCACGGCAACACGTGGCCGCCGCACCACCGTCACCTCGTCCCGGCCACAGGCTGCGGCGACACTGATGGACCGCGCGCCCAGCTGCAGACCGGCCGGCAGCACCTCGGCGCCCGCCAGGAAGTCCTCCCCCGCCCCCCGGACGTGGGTCTTGTCTCCTGGCTCCTCGACGATCCGGACCATCCCGTCCGATTCCTCAGTCAGCTCCACGGGAACCACCGCCTCGGCCTGCGACGGCAGGGGAGCACCCGTCATGATCCGCACGCACTCCCCGGGCGCCAGAGCAGGATCCAGCGAGGATCCTGCGACAACCACCGCAACCACCCGCAGCTCAGCCCCCAGGTGCCGGTCCGCCTCGCGGAGCGCGAATCCGTCCATGGCAGAGTTCGCAAACACCGGGACAGCCGCCGCGGCAGTCACCGGCTGAGCCAGCACCCTCGCGCTGGCCTCAGCCAGCGGCACTCTCTCGGTCTCGGTGAGCCGTCCCACGAGCCCCAGTAGTTCATCCCGGTACTCCTCGATCCCCAGCCTGTCCCGCATCTCAGCTCCTTCCGGCCAGCGGCAGCTCCGCCACCCTCGCGCCAAGGGTGTCGATGTACATGACGCGGCCCAGCAGCGGTTCGCCCGTCCCGGTGATCAGCTTGACCACCTCGGTGGCCATGACGGATCCCACCCAGCCGGTCATGGGCCCAAGGACCCCGACCTCCGCAGCGGTCGGACAATCCTGCGGAGGTGATGGGAACAGGTCCGACAGGGCCAACCCATGCCGCTCCCACAGCACCGTGACCTGCCCGTTGACGGCCTGGACCGCCCCGAACACCAGCGGCAGGCCGAGACGCTGGCAGGCGCGGGCCACCAGCAGCCGGGTGGGCAGGTTGTCGACCGCATCGACCACCACATCACAGCCGCCGAGGATGGCATCAACGCTGTCCTCGGTGACGCGCCTGGTCACGGCGATCAGCTCGACCAGGGGGTTGAGGTCACGCAGTCGGGCAGCAGCGGACTCTGCCTTCGCACACCCCAGAGTTGCGGTGCCGTACAGGGTTTGGCGTTGCAGGTTGCGCTCCTCAACGACGTCGTCATCCACGATAACAACGCGCCCCACCCCGGCGCCCACCAGGTACTGCAGCACCGGACCACCCAGGCCGCCCGCACCGATACAGCACACCGTTGCGGCCTTGAGCCTGCCCTGGGCCTCCTCGCCGAAACCCTCGATGGCCATGGTCCGCTGATAACGTTCACGCTCACCGTCAGTCAGGGCAGCCGGGACGGCTATGAGCGGCAGCATCAGGTCTCCGGAAGCGCTGCGATGATGGCCTGGGCCAAGTCGCCGGGGTCCCGGTCCGGGTGGGTGGCGATGGCCAGGCCCCAGAGGTACGCCGACACCGGCGCCATGGGCCGCTGGTAGCGACTCGCCACCTCACCGGTCAGGTCGTGGATGGCCCGTGGCGAAACCGGTGAGGCATCCACCTCCAAGGCCGTGGCAACATGCTCGACCCAGGGCCTCCAGGCAGCGTCATCAATCGGTTCACGGTGACTCATTGCTGTTGCTCCTTGAGCTTGGGCAGCTCCCACAGGTCGGTGGGGACGTTGGTGTGAGGAGCAGGTTTCTTGCCCGCGGAACGATAGACGACATAAGGCCGGGTCACGTAGCCCACGGGGATGCTGAAGGCATGCACCAGCCGGGTGAAGGGCCAGATCAGCAGGATCAGGAAGGCCAGGAAGGCGTGCGCCTGGAAGGAGAAGGGAGAGCTAACCATCAGGTCGATGTTCGGCTGGAAGGTGAAGATGCTACGGAACCAGGGGCTGACGCCCTGCCGGTAGTTGTAGTCGTGGCTGAAAGTGGTCGTGAGAGTGTTCACCATACCGGTGACGAGAACACCGGTCAGGACCACATACATCACCACGTCCCCGATGGTGGTCGCCTTCCGTACCGCAGGCACAGCGATGCGCCGGATGATCAGGATCGCGTAGCCGACGAAGATCATGGCGCCGGAGACCCAGCCGCCGGAAACCGCCACCATGTGGTAGGTCTCCTGTTCGATACCGAGTGCGTCTGTCCAGGACTTCGGAATGATCAGGCCCATCGCATGCCCGCCGAAGGCGAACAGCAGCCCGAAGTGAAACAGCGGCGCACCGATCCGCAGCAGCTTCGATTCGTAGATCTGCGAGCTCCGGGTGGTCCAGGAGAACTTGCTGAAGCGGTAACGCCAGATCATGCCGACCACGAAGGTCGCCATCGAGATGTAGGGGAAGACTCCCCAGAGCAGAGTGTTCATGGATCAGACTCCCAGCAGTTCAGCGTCATCGTCGGGTCGGGGATTCAGGAAGGGATCGATGCCGTAGGGCTCCAGGCCCACCTCCTCAGACTCAGGACCGTCGCGGAGCAACTTCGCGACGGCTTCAGCCTGTTCGCCGTCGATGGCCGGCAACGTGGCCCGGAGCGCGGTGAGGGCACCCTGCCACGGCGAGTTGCGGTGTTCCAGGGCCATGGCGAGCAGCTCCACCCCGGCCCGGTGCCGGTTCACGAGGTCCCAGGCGACGTCTAGGTCGCCGAGCGCACCGAACTCCAGCACCACTGACAGGTGGTCGGGTAGTTCCTCACC
The sequence above is drawn from the Arachnia rubra genome and encodes:
- a CDS encoding DUF6457 domain-containing protein — translated: MSHREPIDDAAWRPWVEHVATALEVDASPVSPRAIHDLTGEVASRYQRPMAPVSAYLWGLAIATHPDRDPGDLAQAIIAALPET
- the narI gene encoding respiratory nitrate reductase subunit gamma, with translation MNTLLWGVFPYISMATFVVGMIWRYRFSKFSWTTRSSQIYESKLLRIGAPLFHFGLLFAFGGHAMGLIIPKSWTDALGIEQETYHMVAVSGGWVSGAMIFVGYAILIIRRIAVPAVRKATTIGDVVMYVVLTGVLVTGMVNTLTTTFSHDYNYRQGVSPWFRSIFTFQPNIDLMVSSPFSFQAHAFLAFLILLIWPFTRLVHAFSIPVGYVTRPYVVYRSAGKKPAPHTNVPTDLWELPKLKEQQQ
- a CDS encoding MoaD/ThiS family protein, with product MRFFAAAEAAAGAGSVEVEAATVGELKKLLVARHGEGFEAVLGRCSLLVDGKAGLSDDHDLAGVGGIDILPPFAGG
- a CDS encoding HesA/MoeB/ThiF family protein gives rise to the protein MLPLIAVPAALTDGERERYQRTMAIEGFGEEAQGRLKAATVCCIGAGGLGGPVLQYLVGAGVGRVVIVDDDVVEERNLQRQTLYGTATLGCAKAESAAARLRDLNPLVELIAVTRRVTEDSVDAILGGCDVVVDAVDNLPTRLLVARACQRLGLPLVFGAVQAVNGQVTVLWERHGLALSDLFPSPPQDCPTAAEVGVLGPMTGWVGSVMATEVVKLITGTGEPLLGRVMYIDTLGARVAELPLAGRS
- a CDS encoding molybdopterin molybdotransferase MoeA yields the protein MRDRLGIEEYRDELLGLVGRLTETERVPLAEASARVLAQPVTAAAAVPVFANSAMDGFALREADRHLGAELRVVAVVVAGSSLDPALAPGECVRIMTGAPLPSQAEAVVPVELTEESDGMVRIVEEPGDKTHVRGAGEDFLAGAEVLPAGLQLGARSISVAAACGRDEVTVVRRPRVAVVATGDELRPAGALLARGQIYESNGIFMAGQLRRMGAEVVAVLVLPDDPERFAAGLDEAATGADLVVLSGGVSVGDHDVVRQVLTGELGASAAVRSRFVHVVMQPGKPQGWALWRVGEREVPLVALPGNPLSTMVSCELFVEPLLDAMLGRRHRPWQRAVVGRPWPAPRGRRQVVPVCAETDETGRLVVVPAHEGISASHLVSAAARADGLALLDAPTQSVSPGDLVSYRRYL
- a CDS encoding NTP transferase domain-containing protein; this encodes MPEFDAIILAGGRGSRLGGVSKADLMVGGKRLLDVVLEAVRHARTTVVVGQVAAPDGVLVTLEDPPGTGPAAGIVAGLEAVAQPAGWTVVLACDLPGVQAAVPRLLAATARDDDLDGYCLASPEGSPQWLLGIHRTPRLRLVAQTYGDPRNRSVRGLLAGLRLGLLPDADDDGRDVDTWVDHAYWNEFWREKMSQDETGWQEFVDRVCAALEVDPGRVDMHGVLDLSREVAHAGARPMAPVSAHLWGLAAGADPGADLDYLRRVVEDSATSAPLPPLKAEEK
- the moaC gene encoding cyclic pyranopterin monophosphate synthase MoaC encodes the protein MKFTHLDSAGQAHMVDVTDKQPTKRAATAAATVVCDSAVLRRITSGQVPKGDVLAVARIAGIAAAKRTPELLPLAHVIGVHGASVDLVVGQESIEVTATVRTADRTGVEMEALTAASVAALALIDMVKGLDRYAFIREVKLLAKEGGRSGSWRRDA